The stretch of DNA CGAAACTGGACGCAGTGGAACCGAAATTCGTATTTGTATGCTCCCGTCCCCAGAGACACAAGAGTGAGGAAACATTCGTACAAGGAGGCCATGGCGGTGATGAGTCCTTACATGACGAAGTTGGAAAGAGCGCAAGGGGAGCAGATCGTCATCGTGGGAGGGTACGACGATTCGCCAGACTCGGCCATCGGGACGATGGAGCCGTGGGTGCTCGACGTGGAATCCTGGACTTGGCATCGAAGCTATTGGGGGCCGGATAATTACGAATCACATACGCCGGATGGTGAATTCATACAGTACATACCCGATGGAAGGCACCGGGCGGGTTCCTGCATGATTGGCCAAAACTTACTGCTCGTGCACGGCGGCATGGGTAAGTCACTTATGTTTGGTGGGATAAATATGTTGGATGAATCCGATTCATGCGTTCTCGATCTGTCGACGCTCACTTGGATCCACCCTGATCAAGGTCTCCACCCAAGGGATAGCGGCTTGATGTTTGATGACGCGTGGCAATCTGTTCGCTTGCGCTCAGTCGCGGGACACACGCTCGAAGGTATGCTCGCCTTTGGAGGGTGCGAACTTGGTTTCATGAGACAACCCACGCCCATCGCGAAGATGGACTTCCTCATACTCGGGCCGACACCGGGCGTTGGATGTTCCCGGAGTCCCAGAAATAAGCTATTGTACTACGCAGCAGCGCCGATTGGCAAGTTACAAAGGGATTCTTGGAGGAGTTTGTTTCGGACGGCGTCAGAGAGAGTGTCTAAATACCGCGTCCGTGGATTTCATCGAATCGTCATCGACGGGAGGGAACGGCGTGTGATGCTGCTGGAACATCGCGATGGATCGAAGGGCGGCCTCGTGTCGGTTCGCCACATAGGCAATCATGGCAGCTTTTGCGATGAACGCTGGTCCTTTTGGTACGAGGATAGCGACTCAGATTTCCACTCATCCTCAGCATCAGACGAGGATAGCGATTAGATGTAATCGATCAGGTCGGAGCAGATCATAGACTAGGATACGCATCAGACGTTACCGTTAGCGACTGATCAGATGAACAAAAATAGTCTACTTTCAGCGACTCATcaaaggacgacgacgaggacgccgtcgccgcgtcctaCTCCCGCAgcttgacgacgacgccgatgggGCAGTGATCCGAcccgcccacgtcgccgcggatgaaCGCGTCGTGAACCTCCCCACGGAGAGACTCGCTCACCAGCGCGTAGTCTATCCTCCAACCCCTGttcctcggcctcgcccccgcgcggtaGCTAAAGTAGGTAAACGCCTTCGCGTCTGTTCCGTGCGCCTCTCGAAACGTGTCCACCAAtccggcacccccgtcgcgaaTGGGCCCGAGCAGCAAGCGCTTAAACGAATCCCTCTCCTCGGGGGTGTACCCCGAAGCGAGCGAGTTCGCGGCGTGGTTGCCCCACAGGTCGATGGGCTCGTTCGCCACGTTTAGATCGCCGCAGTAGACGACCGGTTTACCCCCGGCGGAGGCTTGCAGCGACGACAGGTACGCCGACATCCTCGGATCCCACTCCTTTGTCCTcgcgcgaagccgcgccAGACCCTCGCCGCTGTTCGGGCAgtacgcgccgacgacgaagacgttCGGGAGCTCCGCGCACACGACCCGGCCCTCCCCTTCGAACTCGTCCATCTCGAACGGATCGtgccacggcgcgcgcgtcggttcCAGTCTGAGAAACATCGCCGTCCCCGAGTACCCCAGCCGCGAAGTGGAACAGTTCCACGTCCTGTACGGGTACTTGGCCAAcaccctcgcgtccatctccggcACGTGCTTCTCCTGCAGCTTGGTCTCCTGCAGCAGCACCACGTCCGCGTCTTCGCTCGCGGCCACCTCGTCGAGAATATCCGGGTCCttgtcgaggagcgcgcgaatGGAGTTGACGTTCCACGAGAGCACCGTGAGTTTGGACGGATGGAGCGCTCGGTcgagcctcggcgctcgtggcgggagcggcgggtcggTGACGTCCCacctcatccgcggcgggggtttaGGGTTTGGGGGTTTCctcttcgacgccgacgtcgacgccggggcaCGGGTCGGGGATCGTGACGAAGCGGTCATCCCCCGGTCAtcccccggcgccctcgctcgCTCCACCAGGTCCGCCTTCTTACCTCCCACGCGCTGACCCCGTGCGCGCAGCAGGTCCttcagctcggcgacggtcatgcgctcgaacgcggcgcggtccgCGGCCTCCgtggcctcctcgtcggtgcgCGTCTCCGgctgctcgccgcccgcggccgacgccctcggcggacGATTGGCACCCCCCCAGCGCGACcgtctcgccgcgacgttcggcgccccgctcgccgcggtccatCGGACCAACGAGCGGGAACACGCGCGGATGGCCGACGCGGGaatcgtcgtcatcgcgacgccgggatgatgcgcgtcgccggcggtccgcggtcgagctcgcgcgcgcgcgcgcgcctctttTGTTAGTTGATGGAGCGGGCGTTCGCGTGAAAGTCCAGCGTCGAGCAAAAAAAACCTCCCCCACTGCACGACCGATGCCCggcacgcgacgcgacggcgcgggggacgcccCGTCTCTCGACGAGGCGCCTCGAGTTCCCGCTGGGAAGCCAGTGGGCCCGGGTTCCGGGCGCTGGCTGGGTCGCGTCGACCCCACGGCGATCGGCGTTGTCAACGGAGTTGTCGGTTCGCGGGATTCGGTCTCGATttgcgcgcgcgggcctcaTCCAGGTGGTCGGCTTTTTCTTTTTTGGTCAGCGGGTGGAAAGCCGCCTTCGGAAAACCACCCGCCCCGGTCGAGCCCTTTCGGGCGACCGGGCGGTTCAAAGGGGGTTGCCTGTTTATTTGACGCCGAAAGCGAGCTCTCGGTGAAATCGGCCAGGCGGGAAATTACTCCCAGGTTTAGGGTTCACAGGCGCGAGACTGGCCCGCGTCCTTCCGCGTGGAGATCTCGGCCCACTCGCGAATCGAAAAACCGAAGTTGCGCCCCGCGATTCGACGGCGTAAGCTgtgccacgcgcgcgcgacttTTATGCACCCGAGTCTTGGATTTCGAAAGCGGTTTACGGGTCACGGTTTCGGTCGGGTAATTTCGGACGGCCGAAAGTTGGCACCCCCCTGGAAGGGCGTCAGATCTGCTCCGCCCCGCCGATGGGCGCGCGCCTTCCAGAGCCCACGGAGGGCCCGGGGGCTTGCAAGGTGTGGGAGATCAAGACCCTgggtcgcgccgacgatgagcgcgcgagggataTGCTGGAGAAGACCGCGTGGCAGGTGCAGCCCATCATGCGCAAGCGCGGGTGGAAGGTCCAGGAGCTCTGCGAGATGAAACCCGAGCAGCGCGACAGGATGGGCGACAACCTCAACATGGGCCAGCGCGTCCGTTTAAAACTGCGCAAGAACAACAGCGGCGACTGGTTCGACTACGACCATGTCGTCTTGGTCATGCTGCACGAGCTGTGCCACAACGACATCGGCCCGCACAACGCGAAATTCTtcaagctcctcgacgagatcACCGTCGAGTGCGAGGAGCTCATGGCCAAGGGAATcggcggaagcggcgcggggttcgacgcgAAGGGTCAGAGACTGGGGCACAGGGGCGGGTGGGGCGGAATCGAGACGCGAGATCCGCGaaaggccgccgcggaggcggcggcgaggcgcgcggggtacCAGGCCGCCATgggacccgcggggggcAGAAAACTGGGCGGGGGGgggaccggcgccgcgacccaGCTGGgcccgagggaggcggcggccgccgccgcggagcgcagACTTCGCGCGGAGCGATTCGCGAGGGAGAACGGCTTGATGAACGACGTCGtggtcatcgacgacgaagacgacgacgacgggggggacggggacggggcaggcgaaggaggagggaTGGCAAAGacggcgccagctgtgtcgacgTCGCTTGGTCGGTGCCCCTGCTGCGACGCGTTTCGGTGCGAGAGGaacgagggtgccgaggtgGTGGTGTTGTCGAGTCCGCAGGAGCCGGGAACCCGGGACGCGGGGAAACGGAAGAGAACTtcggggcgacgagcggacgaagacgacgaggaggaggcggaaaAGGAGGAaacagacgacgacgacgacgtcgtgttTGTCCAggcggtgcccgcgccccgcccgggtGTCGACCGACCGGAGCGCAGGTGGACGTGCTCGCAGTGCACGCTGGTGAACCCggaacgcgcgacgcactgcggcgcgtgcgagcggTGGAGGttcgggcgaggcgcgcccgCAGCGTCCAGACCAACCGTAGGCGTCGACGACTGACTGACTGACTGAGTGGCGAACAAACGCAAACGACGACTAGATAACCTCGAGATTACGCCGAGATGAAGCACACCACGAGCGAGTTCACCACGAACTCGTGCGTtccctcaccgcggcgacgagcgcgacgcacgccacgtccgtcgcgaacgtGCGCCTTCCCAGCGCCACCTCGACAaacccggcgtcgagcaACGAACGCCGCTCAAAGTCGGTCCAACCGCCTTCCggcccgacggcgacgaccgcgcgggtccgccgaggacgccccgaggaggaggaggaggaggatgaggacaAGTCACCGAACGCGTCACCGAcggtcgcggccgcgcccggaTGCGCGGTGAGCATCAcgacctccgcgtcgtcgtcgttttcgtcggcgggcgggggtttCACGAGCCAGAAGGCGCTCCCCTCCCTCGgcatcccgccgccgttccccCCACCCTctcgccccccccgccccctcgGTTCCTGTcccccgtcccgccgcggcgcgccggtcatctcgcgcacggcgtccaccgcggccggGAACCGCCGCACGACGCACACCCCGGGCatgcgcacgtcgccgctctGCTCCATCCCCCGCGTCAGCTCTGCAATAACTttcgcctcgtccagcgccgTGCTGTCCCAGTAGTACCTCTCCACACGGGACGCGTTGGTGAGGTACACGTTTCGCACcccgatggacgcgagcggcgcccaGAGCCGGGTCATCACCTTGGGTCTGGGCATCGCCAGCAGGAGGTCCACATCCACGAGCGGCGCCGTCAggctgcggcgcgcggtgTCTCCATCATCGGTCTCGACGCCCGGGCGCCAGGTGAGCGTCAtggacgtcgcgtccatggtcgagacgacggcggtggcgggggatccgttgacgacgccgacgcggagcgagtcgcccgcggcgagcttgagGACCCCGCGGACGTGCTCGGATCTGGAGtccccgagggcgagcgTGATGgactcggcgccgtcgtcgctctcgtcAACCTCCTGCGGAAAAAGAAGCGGGGAGCGGGCGGTTAACAACCGCGATTCTCGGGGGTCCCACGGGGGGGGGGCTCGGGCGCACCTCTCGGCGGAACAGGATGCGGTTTCTGCACTCTACCCTCACGCCGCGTATCGagcgacgccccgccgcgcgtcggggcccgcgcgcgacgcgcacgggcgGTCCCACCCTCGCCGGTGCGGCGCGCATGGGAGTGACGGACGTCATCGACCGGCCGCCCATTCCCCTCCTCGGCGTTGCCAAAATTCAAAAaaacccggcgacgaccaaAATCCACCGCAGACGGTCGTGCCCATGGAGCCGCGAGGGGAGGCCATCGGGGGCACCCCGCCCCAGCGATCCGAGCGTCGCTTCGGCGTCCTGGGGCCCCAGAGAAtagaccgcgacggcgtcggcttcgcgtcgcacgagaacctcgcggaggtggtgCCCTACCTCAACAGGTCCTTAAACGACCTCGGGTATCCCGGCCCGCTGGAGCTGGAGGCGCCCAGCGTCGGGGAtctggcgcgcgtcgccaacgtcctcttcctcatcctccgcgacAGGCAGCAGGACGCGGCCAGCCGCGAGCAGTGGGGcagggagcggcggcggctcgcggcggacaaGGCCCGCGCGGAGACCTTctacgagcgcgcgcgcgcggagctcgccgcgaaggatgAGGAGCTGGCGAATTCCTTGGCCAAGTCCGACGGGCGGGTGGACAAGGAACGGAGgaggctcgacgacgcgaccgcggagTGCGCCAGCCTGAAGCAACGGCTGCTCAAATCCCAGCAGAGGTGCGCCACGCTGGAGAACgagtcgcgacggcgggagaaggagcgcgagaagctcagcgcgaggctcgagaAATTCGTCAACGATCGGCGCagggacgtcgcgaacgcgactCCCGTCGGGGTCATGCGCGTCACCACGGGCGGGCCCGACGACGTGGGGCCCGCCGTCGAACAGAAGGTCTCATTCGGCGGCTtgaacgccgcgaacgccacgTCCCGCGTCCCGAACGTGCACGCCACGGGGCGGCACaagaccgtcgccgccgccgcagccacgtccaaagccgcggcgctcgacgccgcggctcgcgtcgcggcttcgctggcgtcgccgttcgTCAGCCAGGAGCTGCACCACCAGATGATGGGCGCGTACGAGGCGAAGATGCGGTCGCTGATGCACGACGTGAACGaccttcgcgagctcctcgccgccaacggcgTCGATCCGGAGACGGGGGAACGGATCGGAGACCCCGAGCGACGACAAACCGCGGGAGGCTATCTTCCAtcgcccgcggaggcgcgcggggatctCGGGGGTGCGGGacccgacgcgatggcgtcgggcgcgatggcgctggGTGACGTTGAGgacgagacggcggcggcggcgcgcgacgccgcgctcatagcggcggcgacggaggcggagattggcgtcggcgacgacgcgtttaCTTTCAACCTAGGCGCGCTGCGACGGAGGCTCGGGGATGATggatcggcgcggtcgccgccgcgggggttcggggcgacgacgacgacgacgacgacgcgagcgtccacGGAGCGGCtgcccacggcgccgccggccgcgctcgcgtccggccgcgcggcgccgaacgaGACACAGCCGGCGGGtgccctcgcgtccggcgggtCGGCGGGGTCCGTCCCGTCCGCGGGGGCCCCGTCGCCCATCGAGGTGGCGTTGGCTtggcacgagcgcgagcacgcgaggctccgcggcgtcctgtcccacccgccgagggagctccgcgacgcgcccacgCCCGAGCTGGCGTTCGAGGTTGAGAAGACCATCCTATCCCCCGCcaagtcggcggcgagcggcggcggcggcggcgtcgcggcggcgagggaggacctgcgcggggcggtggcggcggcgagggcggcggcggcgaaggcgtcccccgcgaggCAGCAGCTCCACTGGaacgagccgccgtcgcccgcgcgcgcgcccgcccccaTCTACGAGTCAAGCCCATCGGTTTCCTcagccgaggaggacgacgacgctccgacgccgaggacgacgccgccgacgcccgcgttcggcgccgcggcgtcgcgcgcgtacgACAATCCcatggcggacgacgccgcagacctcgacggggaggagctcgcgcgggaggcggcggcggcggcggcggagcgcgaggctgaggcggcggcggcggttttcGCCGAGCGGGTCGATCGAGCGTTCAACAGCGTTCAAcacgaggcgtcgcgcgggtcgatcgacgacgcgggcgaggacctcgtcgagctcgacgtgggTCTcatggcggacgacgacgacgacgtgtacGTGGCGGACGACGATTCGCACGTTCAACGCGTTCAACGCGAGGCGGCCGGGACCCCGACGGGGCGAGTGACGGTGGAGCCGAGGTCGGAcacgatcgcggcgttcgtggaCGGTTCCAGGCGGCTTCCAGAATTCGAAGGAGTCGGGGAGagggaccgcggcggcgcgttcggttcccccgcggacgtcccTGCCGATCGAACCACGGGACGTCCGGAAGCCGGGGTGTCGGCCGGGGCTGGGGCTGGGGCGGATTtcggcgcgaggatggcacagctgtcgacgccgcgggcccagccgcccgccccggcggccgtcgcccccccctcgcccgcgccgcccgcgtcaccgctggacgagctcctcgcgcggcacCTCAAACTGGGTCGCGGCAGgcccaccgcgggcggcggggagggcgacgcAAAGGAGGATTGGAGGGAACGTTAcaggcgccggcgagccaacccgttcgcgtccttcgctgcgaacgacgccaagctggcggtggacgcgtcgcagcAGACGCCGGGGTTCGCGATGCTGCACAGCGGATGAatacgagcgcgcgcgggggggtaGTCTTCgtgtcggcgtcgacgacgcgttcgaatGCCATCGTCTTCGTCACGAAAAGCAGAGTCGAGTCCCGTCACTTCGCTTTTTGAACCTTGGAACGAACTTTTTAGACTGAAAAGATCGACGAGGCCCGTCCACATCGAGGCGCCCAGCTGGAGGTTGGCTGGGCGGGTCGAACCTTCGCGATGGCGGCAATCTACGCATCACGGGTGATgccgcgctcgggggcggccgccgcgcgatcgccgcgccgttcgcgactCTCCCCTGGTCCCCGGCTCATTGCGAGTCCGCGTCGGCAAATATCTTCACGATCCGGCGGGAGCGATTCGTCCGGGGGCGTGGGCgagtccgcgcgcgacgcggcgctccgcATGGAGCAGGAGGCGCTCGATGCGCGCACCGCGATCCGTCTCGCGTCCCTGCGCGCGCAAAaggacgaggaacgcgccattcaacagcgcgccgtcgagctccaGAAGGAGATGGCGATAAGAGAAGAGGGCCGGCGCAGAGCCGAGGAGACGGGCGGAAGGCGACCGACGCAGAGGAAGGCCGTGCCCATATTCATCGCGGGCGTTCAGTGCACCGCGATGTCCTTAGCGTCCCTGACGCTGACCAACAGGGCGGCCGCCTTTctcgtcgacggggacgtcCCGGTGGCCAACAGGACGCTCCTCGTCAACCtcagcgtcggcggcggcgtcgcggtgaccGCCACGCTGATCATATCCACCCTGATCCTCTTCACCGTGGCGATAAAGGAGGGCCTCGGCGTGATCAACAACACCCCGGTGACGTTCTACAGGTGCGACGGGCAAGGACCCACGTGCTGCAAGAACGGTCCGCACAACCTCGGGTACGCGGCTAAGTTCACGTACCTCGCGAACGGCCGGGGGTTCGAGACGAGGCAGCGGGACTCCATGCGCAGGCACCTCCTCGTGAGCCGCAAGTGCAGGGAGCTGAAACCGATCGTGATCTACCCGAAGGAGGAGGGCTGGAAGCTCTGGTGACCGATTCGGTGCGTCCGATTCGTCGCGTCTGTACTAAAACCCTTGGCTAGCTACCTTCGTAGTGCGCTGTTGTATCTGTCAGTTTTAACGCTCGAGGCTTCGCGCAGGCGCAATCGCGCCGCCTCAAATCTATCAAAGAATGAATACTCAAGCGGCGGTCTTCTCCAGCTTCTCCACGAACAGGGTGTCCGCGGGCTTAAGACCCGCGGCACGCACCGTCCGAgctccgtcgtcgagctccgtcACCGTCCGCGGCCACCGGGTGACCAGCCGAAacgcctcgccctcgccggcgccacccgCCGATATCACGTAGTCGAACACCGCCGCCAACGgatccgtcggcgcgaaacgacgcgtcaccgtccGACCGTCGGGGAGCTGGAACCTGCACGGCACGCaaccgcccgccgcgtccgcgtcgggctcCACCGGGAGCCTCTCCGACACCGCGGCTCGATAcctctccgccctcgccgccgccgccgccctcgccgcctccgcctccgccgcctccgccgcccgcctctcctcctcctcgcgcgcgaaacCCTCGCGCTCCCTGCGCTCttgctccaccgcggcggcggcggcgagcctccgcgtctccgcctccgcgaggcgTCGCATCGCGTCTTCGTAATCCTCGCTCGGAGCGATGTCAACCTCGACGTCCGTTTCCACGAGACTCACcgctccgtcggcgtcgtcgggcaaAACCTCCACGACCCGTAGGGCGTACTCGCgatcgccgtgcgcgcggacggagacgtcgtcgcccaccgTCAGCGCGCAGCGGCGGTGTAGCGTCGCCTCCAGTAACTCCCGGAGGTCCACCGAGTTATCCGTCGCGAGTTCGCCTTGAAAGTCGGCTGACCTGGGCTGGAGCTTGACCCACGTCCCCTTGGGCAGCCGGCGGAACGAGAGCTTGACGTCGAGCGAGACGTCGGTGGGGGCATCATCCGCGGGGGACTCCGCGGGGGACTCCGCGGGGGactcctcggcaccctcggcaccctcggcaccctcgctGTGTAGGTCTGTCGGCACAGCTGTGTAGGCGGATGACGCGCCCAACCGTCGCatgagcggcgcgggcaaACCCACCTCTCCCTCCGGGCCGTCGAAGCCCAGCGCCCCCGCGTGCGTCCGGCGGGtttcgcccgcggcgttcacgACGGTAATCTCGAAGAAGACGCCGTTGGCGGATCccacgttcgcggcgccggcgttcgTGAGTTCCCTCCACGCGCTGGGCGGCAGGACCACCTTGTCGTCGCATCGCGCTCGGATGCCCTTGACCATGGCGGCGTCCGAGCGCCGGCCGACGAACGTGCGCTCCCATCGCACGCCCTCGTTGTTGGTCAGCACCCTCTCGAGCTCGGCtctctcctccgcgcgcctctgcgcctcctcctgACGCTCGCGTCTGGCCAGatcctcgcgttcgcgcctgtgcgcgtcggcggtcatCTTCGCGCGACGCTCCGCGGCCTGGCgcttggcgaggtccgccttGCGCTTGTCCTGCTCGCGCTTCAgcttgtccgcggcggcgttgaggaacatggcgacgcgaccggggAACGTCCCACCGGTCTGGTCTTGTCCGGGCGTGCGCGACCAGATCTGACGTCGACATTTCAGATCCACGTGTCGCGAACCAAATTCCCAGCCAGGGGAGGCCGCcagacgcgtcggcgccgtgacCATGTCCGCGCGTCAtctcctgcgccgcgtcgcctccgccgtcgcggcgacatcctccgcgcccgcgcccacccgcggcgcgctcctcgcggaaCCTCGCGCGATGTTCGCGACCCtcaccgccccgcgcctcggatcgtcgtcggcggtgcggCCGCGATCCGGGGGGGATCTCTTCGGGGCGATCGGGGCacccggcgcgctcctcgcgccgccctccgcggtcgccgcgctcctcgcgcgcacgCAGCGGCacacccgcggcgtcgcgtcatccaccgcgtccctccaGGCCAAGAAGCGGGCCAAACCGCAACAGGACGACGCGTCAGCAGGCAacgagctcgccaacgcggGCGGCAGCTTCGACGAGATCACCGATAAGTGGATCCCGGAGAAACCCGTGAGCGCCGTTGAGGCGGGCGGCTACGGcatcgtcatcgccgccgccctcgccgtcgccctcggcgccatcTGGTTCTCGTTCAAGGAGCTCATCTTCGAACCCAAGGAACAGACGGTGTTCAACAGGGCGCTCGACAAGATCGCCGTGGACCCGCGAGTGACGGTGCGCGTGGGCACGCCGATGACGGGATacggccgcgagggacggagCAGGAGCGCCAGGCAGCACGTGCcccacgtcgtccacgtgGACGGTGCGGGACGCGAGCACGTGAGGATCCAGGGCGCCGTGAGGGGGCCGCAGGGTAAGGCGACGGTGCACGCGGATGCGTACAAGGGCGACAGCGGCGAGTGGGAGTTTGCGTACCTGCTGGTGGACACGGCGAGGGAACGGATCGCGGTGGTggagccgcgggcggcgccgtccatcATGCGCACCGATCACTCGGGATGAAGGCGTGTGCGCGATGCGCGGTTTCGTGTAACATCGAGTTTAACATCGAATAAGGTTATTATCAacacgcgtcgtcgacacGGAGCCGAGCCGGCGTCGTTGTTAGTTCGCCGGGGAACCCTAACCAACGCTcagtcgcgggcgcgcacgGGGCGGACTCGTCCGCCATGCTCGTCGCTCGGAGGTGGTGGTCGCGGATCGACGTCTGCGCGCACGCCCCGCGAGCTGCGTCGGCTGTTTCGTGGGTGCTTCACcgggacgccgacgtcctcgtcgtggacaagcccgcgggggtgcccaTGCGTTCCGTACATGGCGTCAAGGGGGTcgacgccttcctcgccgaccTCAGGTTCGATCTCGCGCATCCCCCGATGACGGTCCACAGGCTCGACAGGGACACCACCGGGTGCCTGATACTCGCGAGGACCCGCGAGGCGCAGAGGACGCTCGCGGGGTACTTCCAGGACCGAGCCCGagtcgcccgtcgcggatcGGGCCGATCGACGAAAACGACGAGCCCAgagagcctcggcgacgtccgacGCGTGTACTGGGCGCTGGTGTCCGCTACATCGACcctggcgtcgcgcgggacgatcgacgcggcgctcgtcaccACGCACGCGGGCGTCACCCTCAaaccgggcgcgggcgccaagccggcggcgacggactaCGAGGTCATCTCGCGAGCATCCCccgacagctgtgcgcccaccgcggcgggtcgcgttCCCGCCGTGCTCGCTCTCGTTCCCCGCACGGGCCGGAAGCACCAGCTGAGGGTGCActgcgcgggggcgctggacgcggcgatcgtggGCGACTACAAGTACGGGTACAGGGACGTGAGCAggacgggcggcgtcgcggacgattGGAGGCGAGTGCTGCGCGACATCGACGAGAGGAGCACTCGACGATTGAATGACGCGGGAACGGCGGATGGGGAAGTTCGCGGGGCGGGCGTTCCGCTGCACCTGCACGCGAGGTGCGTGGAGTTCACGCATCCGTCGAGCGGGGAGCGCGTGCGGGtggtcgcgccggcgccgtcgcacaTGTCGCTGgcgtgcg from Micromonas commoda chromosome 3, complete sequence encodes:
- a CDS encoding predicted protein — protein: MLVARRWWSRIDVCAHAPRAASAVSWVLHRDADVLVVDKPAGVPMRSVHGVKGVDAFLADLRFDLAHPPMTVHRLDRDTTGCLILARTREAQRTLAGYFQDRARVARRGSGRSTKTTSPESLGDVRRVYWALVSATSTLASRGTIDAALVTTHAGVTLKPGAGAKPAATDYEVISRASPDSCAPTAAGRVPAVLALVPRTGRKHQLRVHCAGALDAAIVGDYKYGYRDVSRTGGVADDWRRVLRDIDERSTRRLNDAGTADGEVRGAGVPLHLHARCVEFTHPSSGERVRVVAPAPSHMSLACEALGLALDGGDDDGLGLLLHFNRR